The stretch of DNA ttttctagagTAAGAAATTAGAACGAAAGTATATTTTTAGATTTACCTACCAAGAtcccaaaattaatttttacatGTCTTTCTTGTTTAACATATAGAAGATAATGGAGATTGTGGTTATGTGGCAAACCAGACGCTATAAATCAAATGACAAAATGATGCACAAAAAGTTTAGAGGCAAAATTTGGTGGAGACCATTAATCATTACATTTCTATCTTCTCTTTTcaacaaataaaatttcaaaattgtaATAAAATACATGTCTAATAATAACACTGCCAAATTTTATAGTGAGAAAAGATCCAAATCGAAACAAATGGGTATGGTATCATAATGCAAACTGAAATGGGCTAAACTTGTACCAGTCCAAGCCCATATGTAAATCTATGTATATGTCGGTTAAGCCCATTACGAATTTGGACATATATTTATTTGGTATCGGCCCAATTTGTTAGCAATGTATAAACCGACTTCCTTCTCGCGGCCCTGTACTCGCCAAATTTTGCACTTCTTCCTCTTCCATTATCAGTGTCGGCGATAGGATTTTCTCTCATCAAAGGTTAATTTAtgtatttttcttgatttctcgTAGTTTGTGTgtgatttatatatgtataagtTTTAAACTTTTGCTGACATTTCTTTAGCTTAGAGCTTGGTTTACATTTCTGCGTGAGAGACTTTTGAATATGTGTTGGAAGCATGTGTCACCAAAACACCTGAGAAGTGGTGTGTAGGTATGTATGTGCAGCTACTGGAAGTTAGAAGACAGTTAAGGGAGCGGTTGGCTAGCTCAAGAACTTATCGGAAAGGCAGCAGCTACACATATAAGAAGGAAAGGAATTCcacaagaaaagaaaaaaaccgAGTCTCCTAAAAATTACACTAGAGTGTAGCAAAGATagaagagagtgtgtgttcttgTGTGATAGGAAGAAGGTTATCATTCCAAGTGGAAGAACTCTCGTATCTTGTACATGAAAGTGTTGTGAATAAAAGCTTTGATTTGTTCCTCCCGTGGATGTAGATCGATTGATCGAACCACGTAACTTCTTGTGTTGTGTGTTCCTTGAATTACTAACAATATggaatcttgattttgctgGCTCTGAATTGAATTATTTGGTTTTTGTTAAATACGCAGGCAACGATGAGATTTATTGGGTTTTGAAAACATTTCGAAGATGGGGTTCGGATTGGATGTGTGACATCTCCGATATCCATTGTGGTAAAgtttttctcttgtatttttaCGGTTGAATCTATGCTTCATTTGCGAAATATACACGTGATCCTTTATGGATTTCATGGCGATTCAGGTCCATGTTTCATATTCCAGTAGTAATTTTAGCTGTAGAGGTTTATTTCTTCACATCACATTTAATTTTTGACTTCTCTTTGTATGCTTAAACAGCTTCCGAGCTCATGTGAGTGTTGAATCATGCCTTGGGAGAATGCTGTGAAGTTTTTATGAAGCTACTTTGATTGACTGAGTTTGGCAAACTTTTTGTGACAAGGAAACTAAAAAGTCCTTTTGGTGGTTTTTTATCCTGTACTGctagaaaattaagaatatATTTCTAATTCTTGGTTTTTGTTTGTTATTTGTGCAAGGTATCCTAAATCATCAATGAAGTAATTgtctcttttatttttcaattactTAGGAATGGCACAAGAGGTGGGCATGTTTACTGTGACCCAGACAATTGGTAGTGTTTTGTGCTGTAAATGTGGCAttttgattcaaccaaatgctGCGAATATGTGTCCGAAATGCCTGCAGTCTGAAGTTGACATCACAGAAGACCTACAAAAGCATGTCGTTATCATCCATTGCCCCGAGTGTGAAGCCTATTTGCAGCCACCTCGGACTTGGATTAAAGCACAGCTGGAATCCAAAAAGTTGCTGACCTTCTGTGTGAAGAGATTGAAGAACTTGAATAAAGTCAGTTTAGTGCATGCTGAATTTGTTTGGACTGAACCCCACTCCAAGAGGATTAAGGTGAAGTTAAGGGTCCAGAAGGAGGTTCTCAATGGGGCAATTCTTGAGCAAGCTTACACAGTTGAATATGTTGTGCAAGACCAGATGTGTGAATCTTGTTCACGAGTGCAGGCAAATCCTGATCAATGGGTGGCTGCAGTGCAACTGCGGCAGCATGTTTCTCACAGGCGCAACTTTTTCTATCTCGAGCAGCTTATTCTTAAGCATGCTGCTGCTGTACGCGCAATAAGAATTAAGCAGTTGGGCCAGGGGATTGATTTTTTCTTTCGTAATAGGAATCATGGTGTTAAGTTTGTGGAGTTTTTGGGTAAAGTAGCTCCGATTAGGAGTCGGCATGACAAACAACTTGTGTCCCATGACCCAAAGAGCAATAGTTACAACTACAAGTACACGTTTTCTGTTGAAATTTGTCCAATATGTCGTGAGGATTTAATATGTCTTCCTCCTAAAGTGGCTGCCGGTTTGGGAAACCTCGGGCCACTGGTAATATGCACTAAAGTGAGCAACAGCATCACATTATTAGATCCATTCACTCTGAGGAGCAGCTTCGTGGATGCTGAGCAGTACTGGAGATCATCTTTCAAGCCCTTACTCTCCTCTAAGCAGCTCGTGGAATATATAGTGTTAGATGTGGAGGTTGTTTCTTCTGAGGTCAACATTGGTGGCTCAAGGTATGTTCTAGCTGATGCTCAAGTTGCCCGAGTATCTGATTTTGGAAAGAATGACACGATTTTCAATGTGAGAACACACCTGGGCCATCTTCTAAATCCCGGAGGTTACGCCCTCGGTTATGATTTATTTGGTGCCAACAGTAATGATATTGAACTAGACAAGTACAAGGGACTCGTACTTCCAGAGGCAATATTGATAAAAAA from Primulina tabacum isolate GXHZ01 chromosome 3, ASM2559414v2, whole genome shotgun sequence encodes:
- the LOC142540350 gene encoding uncharacterized protein LOC142540350 isoform X1, producing the protein MCDISDIHCGMAQEVGMFTVTQTIGSVLCCKCGILIQPNAANMCPKCLQSEVDITEDLQKHVVIIHCPECEAYLQPPRTWIKAQLESKKLLTFCVKRLKNLNKVSLVHAEFVWTEPHSKRIKVKLRVQKEVLNGAILEQAYTVEYVVQDQMCESCSRVQANPDQWVAAVQLRQHVSHRRNFFYLEQLILKHAAAVRAIRIKQLGQGIDFFFRNRNHGVKFVEFLGKVAPIRSRHDKQLVSHDPKSNSYNYKYTFSVEICPICREDLICLPPKVAAGLGNLGPLVICTKVSNSITLLDPFTLRSSFVDAEQYWRSSFKPLLSSKQLVEYIVLDVEVVSSEVNIGGSRYVLADAQVARVSDFGKNDTIFNVRTHLGHLLNPGGYALGYDLFGANSNDIELDKYKGLVLPEAILIKKSYEEKRQKKKGKLRSWKLKSLNMEIDLTSKGRDNEEKINSEYEQFLRDLEENPELRFSISLYQNKEYQPSEMASVTDGEDVPSIPIDELLADLDLSAAEVEDDDMGE
- the LOC142540350 gene encoding uncharacterized protein LOC142540350 isoform X2, which codes for MAQEVGMFTVTQTIGSVLCCKCGILIQPNAANMCPKCLQSEVDITEDLQKHVVIIHCPECEAYLQPPRTWIKAQLESKKLLTFCVKRLKNLNKVSLVHAEFVWTEPHSKRIKVKLRVQKEVLNGAILEQAYTVEYVVQDQMCESCSRVQANPDQWVAAVQLRQHVSHRRNFFYLEQLILKHAAAVRAIRIKQLGQGIDFFFRNRNHGVKFVEFLGKVAPIRSRHDKQLVSHDPKSNSYNYKYTFSVEICPICREDLICLPPKVAAGLGNLGPLVICTKVSNSITLLDPFTLRSSFVDAEQYWRSSFKPLLSSKQLVEYIVLDVEVVSSEVNIGGSRYVLADAQVARVSDFGKNDTIFNVRTHLGHLLNPGGYALGYDLFGANSNDIELDKYKGLVLPEAILIKKSYEEKRQKKKGKLRSWKLKSLNMEIDLTSKGRDNEEKINSEYEQFLRDLEENPELRFSISLYQNKEYQPSEMASVTDGEDVPSIPIDELLADLDLSAAEVEDDDMGE